CACACCATGatgtccaagaagctctgccTTCAAATGACCACAGGAGCCTACATAGCAGGAAACCTACATTCCATGATTCACATAGCGTTCTTGTTCAGGTTAACTTTCTGCAGGTCTCATGTAATCAAGCACTTCTTTTGTGATGTCCTTCCCCTGTTCAGACTCTCATGTGTTGACCCTTATATCAATGAACTGATGATACTCATCTTTTCTGGTTCTGTTCAAACCTTTTCCATTATTATAGTCCTCATTTCTTATTTCTGCATCCTTTTTACTATATTCACAATGAAGTCCAGAGAGGGAAGAAGCAAAGCCTTATCTACTTGTGCATCCCACTTTCTGTCTGTGTCAATATTCTATGGGTCTCTTCTCTACACATATATTCGACCAAGTTCAATCAACGAAGGAAATGAAGATATACCTGTTGCTATTTTTTATACTCTGGTAATTCCTTTATTAAACCCCTTTATTTATAGTCTGAGAAATAAGGAAGTAATTAATGCAATTAAAAGAACCATGAACACAGGATGATTTTATAATGTTGTAAAACAAGGATCTTCCCCCTTGGACAATTTATTTCCACTAGATACTATAATTCTCTAAAACTACCTGTACGAAGAAAGTtggaaatgataaaagaaaaaaactgttaaCTATTAAGCTGCTTGGATCAAATTATTTTGAATAGAAATATGCTTGTATGACATACTTCTTACATTTGAGGAACTGGAACCAATTTGAACTGCTAAGACTATTCATGAACATGACAGCTTTTGATAtgtcaaaatattaaaagttaaaatttagtgtatatattaaataatctTCACCTCAATAGTGTCAAATTTCTCGTTCCAAAATGTAACCAGTACAAATCTCAGGAAGATTTCAAGTTTCCAAATATAAGTCCTTTATTTCAATAATACCATTGTTGGGCAACAAACAAACGGTTTGAATATGATGTTTGTTTCATGATACGTTAAGCTCTTTAACATACTATAAATATgaacattcattcacacacagtATATGGTCTCTTATTAAGAGGATTTCACATTTGGCATATATAATCTCATCCTATGAAGGTGACTATTTGTATTCTAAGGGCTTGTTAACATGCAGTTTAAAATGATGCTCTTTCTGGTGAAATTCCTAAAGACATTATATTTCAGGTAATTATTTGGTCAGCAATACATCATTCCATCTACTAAATATATTCATTAACAAAACTTTTCTGTTATGCAtaaattttttttagtttgtgtgaATAAGGTAACAAAAAACTCTCACTAATTACTGGTATGTTCATAGCATAAATCTAAGACAGACATGTTATGTTCAAGTAATTGTTGAGGAAGGAAATTAGTGCGTTTAAACCATATTAAGTCTTCAAGCAAGTTTGCAAGTATAAATCAAAGATAACTTATTGTAAACTATTTATCTGCTAGGTACTATGTGAGACTTTTAATAGATAGCACATACCAAGTACTTGGTTACTTCTTTGtagtatttcttaaataaaaaaacccTCATACTTGGAAATATTGAATAGATTGTCCAAGCTAATCCCAGCAAGTCCAAAGATTCTGGGATCTAAATCAATACTGTCCTTTTCTACATTTATATTTCACCCTCTACTAATTAGTATATTGCCTCTACTAATTAGTTATTAAATAATATCATTACTATACTGTACCTTAAAGATGAAAGAGACAGGCTGGCAATGAAACAGAAGTTAGAATAGAGtctatgtttataaaaatgagtGCAGTGGCAGCGGTGAGCAAACAGTGTGATAAAGCTAATC
The sequence above is a segment of the Mus caroli unplaced genomic scaffold, CAROLI_EIJ_v1.1 scaffold_17539_1, whole genome shotgun sequence genome. Coding sequences within it:
- the LOC110287680 gene encoding olfactory receptor Olfr180-like, encoding MTEDNYSLATEFILIGFSDYPDLKTLLFLVFSAIYLVTMVGNLGLVALIYMEPRLHTPMYIFLGNLALMDSCCSCAITPKMLENFFSLERRISLYECMAQFYFLCLAETADCFLLAAMAYDRYVAICNPLQYHTMMSKKLCLQMTTGAYIAGNLHSMIHIAFLFRLTFCRSHVIKHFFCDVLPLFRLSCVDPYINELMILIFSGSVQTFSIIIVLISYFCILFTIFTMKSREGRSKALSTCASHFLSVSIFYGSLLYTYIRPSSINEGNEDIPVAIFYTLVIPLLNPFIYSLRNKEVINAIKRTMNTG